The DNA segment CAGCCGCTGCCGAACACATTGGTGAAGGAGGCCATGGCCGACAAAAACCAGATGATGATCGAGCTCGGCGCACGGATGGTCGTGGCTTCTCTCTCGTCCAAGACGGCGACCGAAGCCCGTGGTGATCAGTCGGCATCGACATCGGTGCTCGCCGGCTGTGTGGCGAACGTCAGCGAGGCGTACACCCGGGCAATCATGTGGTGCTGCACCTACATGGGCGTCGACGACGCGAAGGTTGCGTACCAGATCAACCAGGAATTCGTGGAACTGACGGCAGATCCGCAAATGATCACCGCGCTGGTCGGCCTCTGGCAGAACGGTGGATTCGCCAAAGCGGATCTTCGGGCCTATCTGCGCAAACTGGGCCTGATCGCGCCAGAGCGCACTGACAAGCAGATCGACGGTGAGCTGGCAGAGCAGGGCGACGGCCTGGGCCTGGACGATGAGGACAAAGTAGATGGCGGCAAACCAAGCAATCCTTGACGCCACGATTCGGCACGCGGTCTTCCTCGAAAAGCTGAAGGCTGGGGAGGTCGGCAAGTTCGCTCCCTTCCTGAAGGAGATCGACCGCTCGATCCGCGACCGGCTCACCCAGTCGGATCTGACCGAGTACAACGTGAAGCGGCTGGAAGCGCTACTGAAAGAGGTCGACAGTCTGCTGCTGGGCATCTTCGACCGCTACAGCGCGCAACTGAACCTCGACCTGATCGACATCGCCAACTACGAGGCTGAGTTTGAGGCTTCGAGCCTGGCCCGGTCTGCGCCGGTTGGTGTCTCGTTGGATGTGGTTGCGCCGACGGCAGCGGCTATCCGCACGGCGGTATTGACCAACCCCCTCAGTGTGCGCGGCACCGGCGGCGGTAAGCTGCTGAAGTCGTTCATCAAGGGCTGGACCAGTGCCGAGCGCGAGCGCGTCACCGGCACGATCCGGCAGGGCTTCTTCGAAGGGCAAACGAACTTCCAGATCATCCGCAACATTCGAGGCACCAAGGCAGCCGGGTACAAGGACGGCATCCTGGCCACCACCAACCGCAACGCCAGCACGGTTGTGCACACCGCGATTCAGCATGTGGCGTCCCAGGCGCGCATGGAGGTGGCCAAGGCCAACACTGACATCGTGTCCGAAGTCGAGATGGTCGCCACGCTGGACAGCAAGACCAGCCAGCAATGCCGCTCGATGGATAAGCGACGATTCCCGGTCGATTCCGGCCCGCGCCCACCGTTTCACCCGAATTGCCGAACAACGTTCGTCCTGCTGACCAAGCTCAGCGAGATGTTCGCCAAGGGCGCTACGCGGGCAGCTGTGGGCGCAGATGGAGCAGGGCAGGTTAGTGCGGGCCTCGACTATTACCACTGGCTTCAACAACAGCCCGCTTCGTTTCAGGACGTGGCTATGGGGCCGGCGCGGGCAAAGCTATTCCGAGAAGGCGGCTTGAGTGTCGAGCGCTTCGCCGAGCTGCAGCTTGATCGCAATTTTGCTCCGCTGACTTTAGCGCAGATGAAAGGTTTAGAGCCGTTGGCATTTGAGAGAGCAGGGTTGGTATAACACTACTTTCTCAACGGAAGTAACGCATGGATACGATCAGTTCTATCTACAAAGCTGCGGCGAATGCTCATGCAGATAGCCAGTCCGTTACCGGGCATCTCGATAAGCTCAAGAGTCTCCTGGGGAACAGTGACTTTTACAGGGAGCTGGAAAAATCCCTCGGATACAACGACAAAATCAGTAGGAACATCGCTGCTTCGGGTACGCCTATGGCCAGAGCGCTGGAAGTAAACCAAATGAGCGAATCCGAACGGTTGGAGCTGACCATGCAAGTGGATCTGGGGCTCTGACCGCCGAAGATCGCTTCATAACCCGCCTCGGCGGGTTTTTTTATGCCTGCAAAGCGGGCAACACATACCCAAGGGGTGCATCAACGTGGCAGAAGAAAACGAAATCGACCTGGACAATCCGGCAATCAAGGCCGCTATCGCGACTGCCGTTGAGGCCTCCGTATCTGGTCTGAAAACCAAGAACTCCGAATTGCTGGGCAAGCTGAAGGACACCACTACCAAGCTGTCGCAGTTCGAAACCCAATTCGAAGGCATCGACATCGACGCCGTCAAAGGCCTTCTCAGCCGGGCCGGCCAAGACGAAGAAACCAAGCTGCTGACTGAGGGCAAGGTGGACGAGGTATTCAACCGCCGCACCGAGCGCCTGCGTGGCGAATACGACAAGCAGTTGAAGACCGTTACAGCGCGCGCCGAGAAGGCCGAGGCATTCGCCACCAAATTCCAGGGCAAAGTCTTGGGAGATTCGGTTCGCGGCGCAGCGCTGAAAGCCGGCGCGCTGCCGGAAGCAACTGACGACATCATCCTGCGCGCCAAAGGCGTGTTCTCGCTGAACGAAGAGGGTGAAGCGGTCGCCGTTGATGAATCCGGCCAGGTCATCCTCGGCAAGGACGGCAAGACCCCTCTGACTCCCCTCGAATGGGCGGAATCTCTGCGCGAAAGCGCACCTCATCTGTGGCCAAGGGCCTCAGGGACACAAGCCCCGGGCGGGGGTGGCGGCCAGGCTGCATTCAAGCGCTCCGAAATGACTGCCGAGCAAAAGCGTGACTACCAGCGCAAGCACGGCCAAACCGCATACCTGCAATTGCCCAAGTAAGGGGATTCACCCATGGCAACGACTGTGAACAGCGACCTGATCATCTACAACGATGAGGCGCAAACCGCATACCTGGAGCGTGTCCAGGACAACCTCGATGTGTTCAACGCATCGTCCAATGGCGCGATCGTGCTCGATAACGAGCTGATCGAAGGCGACTTCCGCAAGCGCTCGTTCTACAAGATCGGCGGATCGCTGGAGCATCGCGATGTCAACTCCACCGGCAAGGTGACCGCGAAGAAGATCGGCGCGGGCGAAGCCGTTGGCGTCAAGGCGCCGTGGAAGTACGGCCCATATCAGACCACCGAAGAGGCGTTCAAGCGCCGCGGTCGTCCGGTCGACGAGTTCTCCCAGATCATCGGCGCCGACGTTGCCGACGCCACGCTGGAAGGCTTCATCCAGTACGCCACTGCTGCGCTGCGCGCCTCGATCAGCTCCAACGCTGACATGATGGTTTCGGCCAACATCGAGACCGACGGCAAGAAGACCCTGACCCGAGGCATGCGCAAGTTCGGCGACAAGTTCGGCCGTATCGCGCTGTGGGTCATGCACTCCAGTGCTTACTTCGACATTGTCGACGAGGCGATCGCGAACAAGGTCTACGAAGAAGCCGGTGTCGTCATCTACGGCGGCCTGCCAGGCACTCTCGGCAAGCCGGTGCTGGTCACCGATACCGCGCCCGCAGATGTGATCTTCGGCCTGCTGCCAAACGCTGTTGTGATCACTGAGTCTCAGGCGCCCGGTTTCCGTTCGTATGCGGTGAACGATGAGGAGAACCTGGGTATCGGCTACCGAGCTGAAGGCACCGTCAACATCGACGTTCTCGGCTACAGCTGGAAGGAAGCCGCTGGTGGTGCGAATCCAACGCTTGCCGCCGTGGGTTCGGCTGCGAACTGGGTCAAGCATTCCAACAGCAATAAGGTGACTGCTGGCGTGCTGATCACCCTGACCACCACGCCACCAGCCGGCGGCTGATACCGGCCCTGACAGCGGCCAGCGATGGCCGCTACGGAGAGTTTTATGGAGCTGGTTTATTCCACTCAAAATTCGGACTTCGATCCGGAAAAACGGTACCGCAATCCGGCTCACTTTGATCGGCCTGAAGCGGGTGTGACCCATGCGGTGGTGATTGGCGACTGGCCAAAGGTGGTCGACGCCTATGAGGCGCAGGGCGTCGAAGTCTCGATATTGAAGCCTTTGGTCAGCGAGTCGGTTAATTCGGATCGTGCCGACACCATCGCCAGCCTGGAGCAGGACAACGACATGCTTCGCGCCGAGCGCGACGGCATACTGCGACTGATCGAAGCCGCCGAGGGGCAATCCGAACTGGAACACCCGGGCGCCGGCGAAATACCAATCCGTTTGTTCGGTGCGCTGAAAGCCATTCATGAAGGTTTCGAAACCCTGACGGGTGAACGTGACAACCTGGCTGGCGAGGTTGAATCGCTCCGCGCTGAAGTCGAACGCCTCAAGGCAGCAGCGGAACCGGTCGACAATGCCGAGAAGATCGCGAACCTCAAAGCGCAACTCGACGCCGCCAACGTGACGTATCGGGCGAATGCTTCGGTAGAATCGCTGGAAAAGGCGGTCTCTGAGCTTCCAAACGCATGATAATCCGGGTACGCATTCACTGGTGCCCGGCTCAAATAACACAGCGAGCTGATTCATGACTCTCATCATCGAGGACGGTACCGGCAAGCCTGACGCCGAAAGCTACGCATCCGCCGAGGATCTTGCCATATACGCCGTGAAGTTCGGCGTGATCATCCCGGCGGAGATTTCAGCACAGGAAGCGCTGCTACGCCGGGCCGCGCTGGCAATGGACGGCATGACGTGGAAAGGGCGAAAGTCCAACAGCGAGCAGGCTCTGTCCTGGCCACGCCGCGGTGTCGATCTGGATTACGAGATCAAGCCCGACCACTACCTGCCAGCGCGGATCCAGTACGGCCAGATGGCTTTGGCCGCCGAGATCCACACTGACGACGTCGACCCGATCGAGAAGCGCAAAGGCGCGGTAACGCTGGAGCGTGTCGAGGGCGCGGTAACTCGCGAGTACGCGACGATCCCGAACACCAGCGGCCGACTGTTGCCAGCGGCGCCGGATCGCCCGAGCGCAACCCAGTTTGCTGACTATCTGCAGCGACGTGGGTTGTTCGCTGTAAGGTCGTGAGGTAGCGTAGATCCTTCATTTAAATGGAGGTTTTATGATTTTCAGTAATGACCAAAAAAATGCTTTTTGGGAAAAGGCTTACCTTGCTGCGATAGCAGGATTGTCGGCTCGACCGAATGTTTCCGAAAGCGATGTCGTCAATCGAGCAGTTGATACTGCCAATAAAGCTCTCGACGCTTATGTGACTCGGGCTGCTAGATTCACTGGTTAGACGATTACCTCATGATTTGGAGCCACCATGGCCTTCTACGACGAAATGGCCGTGATGGCTCTGGAGATGATCACAGAGTTTGGCCAGCCCGTGACCATCAGCAAGACGGAGCCGGGCGAGTATGACCCGGAGAAGGGCGGCGAATCGCCAGGCACCACCATCGAGCAGACCGCCCAAGGCATCCTGCTCGACTTCACCGGTCAGGAATTCCAGAACAACAGCCTCATCAAGCAGGGCGACAAGAAATTGAAAATCGCTGCGCAAGGGTTGGAGTGGGTTCCGGACTTGCTGAACAAGGTGATCATTCAGGGGCGCACCTGGTCCATCGTGCCGCCGCTGAAAGAGGTCAACCCCGCCGGCACGCCGATCCTGTATGAGCTTCAGGTACGGTCATGAGCAAATACTCAGGCCTCAACGGCAGTTTCGCCGAGAACATCCGCCAGTTTGCCGAGCAGGCCCAGGCCGGGCTCGACGCCACCTTCCGCGAAATCGTGATCGAGATTGGAAGTAGCGTCATCCGGATGTCTCCGGTGGGCAACCCCGAGATCTGGGCCGCGAACGTGGCGCATCGCGCAACCAATACCCGCGCCGCCGATGACTACGATTTCAAGGTCGCCGTGCGCAACACCCTCATCAATCTCGATGAGAGCAATTTCACCAAGGCCGGGAAGCTCAAGCGCGGCGTGAAGTACGCCAAGCCGCTGACAAAGACCGAGCGCGACCAGAACTTCAGCGTGAATGGACTGGTTGCTGGCAAGGATTACGTCGGCGGCCGATTCCGCGGTAACTGGCAATTCTCGATTGGAACGCCGGCTGAAGGTGAGCTTGATCAGGTCGATCCGGCCGGCGGCGTCACGCTGGCGAAGCTCAGGCTTCAGGTCGAGCAGCTGACCATCGGGCAAACGGCGTACATCGTGAACAACCTGCCATATGCGGTGCCGCTCGAGTACGGCCATTCTAAGCAGGCACCGGGCGGCATGGTGCGCATCACGCTCGCGCGGTTCCAGCAGATCGTCGACGAAGCCATCAGGAACAACCAGGTATGAGCCACAACATCATCGCTTCGATCTTCGAGGCCAGACTGATCGCCTGGGCGAAGGCTTTGCCGACACCCCTAAAGGTTGTCGTCGAGAACGAGGCCTATGAACCCGGAAATAGTGTCACCTACCTGCGAGCTTTCACTCTGCCGGGCGACACCGCAAGCGGCACGCTCGGCGGCGATCACAAGCTCTTCACCGGTGTGTTTCAGGTCAGCATCGTGACACCAGCAGGGAAGTATCGCGGCGCGGCGGGCGCGCTGGCTGACCAGATCGCCGCGCTGTTTCCGCTGTACGAGCGAATCACGAAGAATTCGTTGACCGTGGTGACCATAACGCCGGTCGATCAGGGGCCAGGTATTCCAGGCGACACGACCTTCACCGTACCGGTGTCGTTCATGTACCGAGCCGATACCAACTAATCCGCCCATTGGGCAAACCCAGAACCCGCCATTGAGCGGGTTTTGTCATTTCTGAAAGAGAGGAAAACCCCATGGCCGGCATTCAAATGCCCAACGGCGCAACGTTCGAAATTGCTTCCGCCTATGGCGCTGCAATCCCATTCACTGCCCTGACCAATGCCAACCCGGCAGTGGCGACCGCTGCAGCGCACGGACTGGCCGAGGGCGACATCATCGCCCTCAGCTCTGGCTGGACCCGCCTGGACGGCCGCGCCGTGCAAGTCGGCGAGATTGCCAGCGGCACCTTTGCGCTCGATGGCGTGAACACCACGAACATTCAGCAGTATCCGGCCGGCTCGGGCGTCGGTGCCACCCGCGAGGTGACGACCTTCACCGAGATCTCGAAAATCACCGAGCTCGGCTCGAGCGGCGGCGACCAGCAGTTTCTGACGTTCGGCTTCCTGGCTGACGATGACGACCGCCAGATGCCGACCACCAA comes from the Pseudomonas sp. RSB 5.4 genome and includes:
- a CDS encoding phage tail protein, yielding MAGIQMPNGATFEIASAYGAAIPFTALTNANPAVATAAAHGLAEGDIIALSSGWTRLDGRAVQVGEIASGTFALDGVNTTNIQQYPAGSGVGATREVTTFTEISKITELGSSGGDQQFLTFGFLADDDDRQMPTTKNPITLTITVADDPSQPYVDVCEAADDDKQARVLRLNLPGGSRIIYNGYVSITSTPTMSRNNLMTRVISIALTGRPTRYSASA
- a CDS encoding DnaT-like ssDNA-binding protein, which gives rise to MTLIIEDGTGKPDAESYASAEDLAIYAVKFGVIIPAEISAQEALLRRAALAMDGMTWKGRKSNSEQALSWPRRGVDLDYEIKPDHYLPARIQYGQMALAAEIHTDDVDPIEKRKGAVTLERVEGAVTREYATIPNTSGRLLPAAPDRPSATQFADYLQRRGLFAVRS
- a CDS encoding major capsid protein, which codes for MATTVNSDLIIYNDEAQTAYLERVQDNLDVFNASSNGAIVLDNELIEGDFRKRSFYKIGGSLEHRDVNSTGKVTAKKIGAGEAVGVKAPWKYGPYQTTEEAFKRRGRPVDEFSQIIGADVADATLEGFIQYATAALRASISSNADMMVSANIETDGKKTLTRGMRKFGDKFGRIALWVMHSSAYFDIVDEAIANKVYEEAGVVIYGGLPGTLGKPVLVTDTAPADVIFGLLPNAVVITESQAPGFRSYAVNDEENLGIGYRAEGTVNIDVLGYSWKEAAGGANPTLAAVGSAANWVKHSNSNKVTAGVLITLTTTPPAGG
- a CDS encoding phage tail terminator-like protein; its protein translation is MSHNIIASIFEARLIAWAKALPTPLKVVVENEAYEPGNSVTYLRAFTLPGDTASGTLGGDHKLFTGVFQVSIVTPAGKYRGAAGALADQIAALFPLYERITKNSLTVVTITPVDQGPGIPGDTTFTVPVSFMYRADTN
- a CDS encoding minor capsid protein produces the protein MAANQAILDATIRHAVFLEKLKAGEVGKFAPFLKEIDRSIRDRLTQSDLTEYNVKRLEALLKEVDSLLLGIFDRYSAQLNLDLIDIANYEAEFEASSLARSAPVGVSLDVVAPTAAAIRTAVLTNPLSVRGTGGGKLLKSFIKGWTSAERERVTGTIRQGFFEGQTNFQIIRNIRGTKAAGYKDGILATTNRNASTVVHTAIQHVASQARMEVAKANTDIVSEVEMVATLDSKTSQQCRSMDKRRFPVDSGPRPPFHPNCRTTFVLLTKLSEMFAKGATRAAVGADGAGQVSAGLDYYHWLQQQPASFQDVAMGPARAKLFREGGLSVERFAELQLDRNFAPLTLAQMKGLEPLAFERAGLV